From a single Anaerolineales bacterium genomic region:
- the chvE gene encoding sugar ABC transporter substrate-binding protein, translated as MSKKLLYNLLAVLMIVSLVLAGCAPAAGGSSDGDQKLVGISMPTKTSTRWISDGESMVKVFEDMGYATDLQFADDDIPNQLAQIENMITKGADVLVIAAIDGATLSDALQQARDAGILVIAYDRLIVNTENVDYYATFDNFGVGVIMGSQIEEGLDLKNADGPFNIELFGGSPDDTNAFYFYDGAMSVLQPYIDSGKLVVQSGQTGMDKVSTLRWDGIVAQARMENLLSAFYTDKRVDAVLSPYDGLSIGIISALKSVGYGTADQPMPVVTGQDAEIASIKAMIAGEQTYTVFKDTRELAKQTAAMVDAALKGLEVPINDTSTYDNGVKIVPSYLLTPFSVDITNYEQYLIESGYYTADQLK; from the coding sequence ATGTCCAAGAAATTGCTTTACAACCTTTTGGCTGTCCTCATGATCGTCAGCCTCGTGCTCGCAGGCTGCGCTCCCGCTGCCGGCGGCTCATCAGACGGCGACCAAAAACTGGTCGGTATTTCCATGCCCACCAAGACCTCCACCCGTTGGATCTCCGACGGCGAAAGCATGGTCAAAGTGTTCGAAGATATGGGCTACGCCACCGACCTGCAGTTCGCGGATGATGACATCCCGAACCAGCTCGCCCAGATCGAAAACATGATCACCAAGGGTGCGGATGTGCTCGTCATCGCCGCCATCGACGGTGCAACCCTCTCCGACGCGCTTCAACAAGCCAGAGATGCCGGCATCCTCGTAATCGCCTACGACCGCCTGATCGTGAACACCGAGAATGTTGATTACTACGCCACCTTCGATAACTTTGGCGTGGGCGTTATCATGGGCTCCCAGATCGAAGAAGGTCTGGACCTGAAAAATGCGGATGGTCCGTTCAACATCGAACTCTTCGGCGGCTCCCCCGACGACACCAATGCCTTCTACTTCTATGACGGCGCCATGTCCGTGCTTCAGCCCTACATCGACAGCGGCAAGCTCGTCGTTCAGTCCGGTCAGACCGGCATGGACAAGGTCTCCACACTGCGCTGGGACGGCATCGTTGCCCAAGCCCGTATGGAAAACCTCCTGAGCGCCTTCTACACCGACAAGCGCGTGGACGCGGTTCTCTCCCCCTATGATGGTCTCTCCATCGGTATCATCTCCGCGCTCAAGAGCGTAGGCTACGGCACCGCCGATCAGCCCATGCCCGTTGTCACCGGTCAGGATGCAGAAATCGCATCCATCAAAGCCATGATCGCCGGCGAACAGACCTACACAGTGTTCAAGGACACCCGCGAACTTGCCAAACAGACAGCTGCCATGGTCGACGCGGCGTTGAAGGGTCTTGAAGTGCCGATCAACGATACCTCCACGTATGACAACGGTGTCAAGATCGTCCCCTCCTACCTGTTGACCCCGTTCAGTGTTGATATCACCAACTACGAACAGTATCTGATCGAAAGCGGATATTACACTGCCGACCAGTTGAAATAA
- a CDS encoding LacI family DNA-binding transcriptional regulator: MTLPDRRKRVTIKDVALAAGVSTQTVSRVMNKFSYVSDETRERVETVVEQLGYRPSTLARSLIQQRSFTIGVVTFGLKYIGPSRTLNGIADKADELGYMLLMKELDKFDAASIDDVVGSLLARQVDGIIWAVPEIGDNRNWLDDRLETVPVPALFLATQPREGISSVATDNYEGAVMAVQHLLDGGKKRIGHISGPMDWWEAKERKRGWRETLEKHGVEASEQRCTEGNWSSSSGETAFLQLIEKFPYLDSVFVANDQMALSVLREAHRQEIKVPEQLAVVGFDNIPESAYFYPSLTTISQDLQLIGEQAVQNIVEMIQARQENRLIHTQTRFFQPSLIIRESSKCAG; encoded by the coding sequence ATGACCCTCCCCGACCGAAGAAAACGTGTCACCATCAAGGATGTAGCGCTTGCCGCTGGAGTATCCACCCAGACGGTTTCGCGCGTGATGAACAAGTTTTCCTACGTCTCGGATGAGACACGCGAGCGGGTGGAAACCGTCGTGGAGCAACTGGGGTACCGCCCCAGCACCCTCGCCCGAAGCCTGATCCAACAGCGGAGTTTCACCATCGGGGTGGTCACATTCGGCTTGAAGTACATCGGTCCATCACGGACTCTCAACGGCATAGCAGATAAAGCGGACGAACTCGGTTACATGCTGTTGATGAAAGAACTCGACAAATTCGACGCCGCCAGCATAGACGATGTAGTCGGATCTCTGCTCGCCAGACAGGTGGACGGCATCATTTGGGCAGTCCCTGAGATAGGCGACAACCGCAACTGGCTCGACGACCGCCTCGAGACCGTCCCTGTGCCTGCCCTGTTTCTGGCAACGCAGCCACGCGAAGGCATCTCAAGCGTTGCGACCGATAACTATGAGGGGGCGGTAATGGCAGTCCAGCATCTGCTGGATGGTGGAAAAAAGCGCATCGGTCACATATCAGGTCCGATGGATTGGTGGGAAGCGAAGGAACGAAAACGGGGCTGGCGCGAGACACTCGAAAAGCATGGGGTCGAAGCGTCCGAACAGCGTTGCACAGAGGGGAACTGGTCTTCTTCCAGCGGAGAAACCGCCTTTCTTCAACTTATTGAAAAATTCCCATACCTGGACTCAGTTTTTGTAGCCAACGATCAAATGGCTCTAAGCGTTTTACGCGAGGCGCACCGTCAGGAAATAAAAGTGCCCGAGCAGTTGGCGGTGGTCGGTTTCGATAACATCCCCGAATCTGCTTATTTTTACCCATCCCTCACCACAATCTCTCAAGATCTGCAGTTGATTGGCGAACAGGCAGTTCAAAACATTGTGGAAATGATCCAGGCTCGTCAGGAAAACAGGTTGATCCATACACAGACCAGATTTTTCCAACCGAGCCTCATTATTCGAGAAAGTTCGAAATGCGCCGGTTAA
- a CDS encoding site-specific DNA-methyltransferase, whose product MPTLNWIGKDAVINHHKEVPFRLLKCRADLSVGDPDSGNLLVQGDNLEALKALLPYYAGQVKCIYIDPPYNTGNEGWVYNDNVNSPEMREWLGKVVGGEAEDLSRHDKWLSMMYPRLVLLHQMLREDGMIFINLDDNEAAHLKVIMDEIFKPQNFIASISWEKRYTRSNNAKLFYSLKDVIVAYRKSDKVSFLREPRNEKSDSIYSNPDNDPRGVWTSSSYVNPATKSARPNLVYTIINPNNGKKINHPSHAWKYEQSQHEIHITENRLWWGKDGNAKYPRLKVFLNESNTGLVPVDIWKHEDSGTTDEGGNEVKQIFGKAVFDNPKPTKLIRRIIKLTTSPGDIILDSFAGSGTTGHAILRENADSESERKFILIEMDKDISKSITSERLQRVINGYGNVEGLGGGFRYCELGATLFDPNRQIRAEVKYNDLAGHVYFVETGQPLPERLPKSRRLRKSEFPLLGVHNGTAVYLLYNGILKDKSVNGGNVLTYDVLEGLPAHDGQKVIYGNGSRISKARLNDLGIVFKQIPYEIREM is encoded by the coding sequence ATGCCCACCCTCAACTGGATCGGTAAAGACGCCGTCATCAATCATCACAAAGAAGTGCCCTTCCGCCTGCTCAAATGCCGCGCGGACTTGTCCGTGGGCGACCCCGATAGCGGGAATTTACTGGTGCAGGGCGATAACCTCGAAGCCTTGAAAGCCTTACTCCCCTATTATGCGGGACAGGTGAAGTGCATTTACATTGACCCGCCCTACAACACGGGCAATGAAGGCTGGGTATATAACGATAATGTAAACAGCCCTGAAATGCGAGAATGGTTAGGAAAAGTAGTAGGCGGTGAAGCCGAAGACCTCTCAAGACATGATAAATGGCTTTCCATGATGTATCCGCGTTTGGTCTTGTTACACCAAATGTTGCGCGAAGATGGAATGATATTTATTAACTTAGATGACAACGAAGCAGCTCATCTAAAGGTTATTATGGATGAAATATTTAAGCCACAAAATTTCATCGCAAGCATTTCTTGGGAGAAAAGATATACAAGAAGTAACAACGCAAAATTATTTTATTCACTCAAAGATGTAATTGTCGCATACAGAAAGTCAGATAAAGTAAGTTTTCTTCGCGAGCCACGTAACGAGAAATCTGACTCGATTTATTCAAACCCAGATAATGATCCAAGAGGGGTTTGGACTAGTTCGTCTTATGTCAACCCAGCAACAAAATCAGCTCGCCCCAACTTGGTTTACACAATAATCAATCCAAATAATGGTAAAAAAATAAATCACCCGTCTCATGCATGGAAATATGAGCAATCTCAACATGAAATTCATATTACAGAAAATCGTTTGTGGTGGGGAAAAGATGGTAATGCAAAATATCCGCGCTTAAAAGTATTTCTAAACGAGTCAAATACTGGTCTAGTGCCTGTAGATATATGGAAACATGAAGATAGCGGCACTACAGATGAAGGAGGCAATGAGGTTAAGCAAATATTTGGTAAAGCAGTTTTCGATAACCCAAAACCGACAAAATTAATACGCCGAATAATAAAATTGACAACAAGTCCTGGCGATATAATACTTGACTCTTTTGCTGGAAGCGGAACAACTGGTCATGCTATTTTAAGGGAAAACGCTGATAGCGAAAGTGAACGAAAGTTTATTTTGATTGAAATGGATAAAGATATATCCAAATCAATAACAAGTGAACGACTCCAACGTGTAATAAATGGCTATGGAAATGTTGAAGGTTTAGGCGGCGGCTTCCGCTATTGCGAACTCGGCGCAACCCTGTTCGACCCCAATCGCCAAATCCGCGCAGAAGTGAAATATAACGATCTGGCAGGGCATGTTTATTTTGTAGAAACAGGTCAACCGTTACCAGAAAGACTTCCGAAGTCTCGAAGACTTCGGAAGTCTGAATTCCCATTGTTGGGTGTCCACAACGGCACGGCGGTCTATTTGTTGTATAACGGCATTTTGAAAGACAAGTCTGTAAACGGCGGGAATGTGTTGACCTATGATGTATTGGAAGGTCTGCCAGCGCATGACGGGCAGAAAGTCATTTATGGCAACGGGTCACGCATCAGCAAGGCGCGTTTGAACGACCTTGGGATTGTGTTCAAGCAAATCCCGTATGAGATTCGGGAAATGTAA
- a CDS encoding GIY-YIG nuclease family protein, whose amino-acid sequence MQRFLAVARNDKECSVETTKAARIIAVKEYHFYVYILTNWNNEVMYIGMTNNLERRLFEHKNKLVDGFTKKYNVNKLVYYEHGTDVHAAIAREKEIKKWRREKKNNLVITMNPEWKDLSMEWDVEKVSSTTHVISTSGSEEKS is encoded by the coding sequence GTGCAAAGATTTCTCGCTGTCGCTCGAAATGACAAGGAATGCTCGGTCGAAACGACAAAAGCAGCAAGGATAATTGCCGTGAAAGAATATCATTTCTATGTATACATACTCACCAATTGGAACAATGAAGTTATGTATATTGGTATGACCAACAATCTTGAACGCAGGCTTTTTGAACATAAGAATAAATTGGTGGATGGCTTTACCAAGAAATACAATGTAAACAAACTGGTTTATTACGAACACGGCACCGATGTCCATGCCGCGATTGCAAGAGAAAAGGAAATCAAGAAATGGCGGCGAGAGAAGAAAAATAATTTGGTAATAACCATGAATCCTGAATGGAAGGATTTAAGTATGGAATGGGACGTGGAAAAGGTTTCTTCAACCACCCATGTCATTTCGACGAGCGGCAGCGAGGAGAAATCCTAG
- a CDS encoding DEAD/DEAH box helicase family protein, whose translation MQLKTYQQRSLDVLGKYFQNCKQMGNANLAFYATTLDVLGEGVNYHEVDELPGLPYVCLRVPTGGGKTLMASHAVSVSTRDFLGLDHSFVLWLTPSTTIREQTLNALKDRKHPYRSALESTLGSITVLELSEALYLQPSTLSTDTVILVSTTQAFRVGDPELRKVYEASGSLMSHFDNVPASAEVERYENGKPIPSLANLLRLHRPIVIVDEAQNVRSPLSFETLARFNPACILEFTATPHRDEHPSNVLYSISARELKAESMIKLPLRLETHPNWKELIGNAILKRKELEGYADAERAGTGEYLRPIMLLQAQPLRTGKQTVSVEVVEACLMEDYNIPAEQIARATGKDDDIADIDLTAPDCKIRYIITVQKLREGWDCSFAYVLCSVAEQSSATAVEQIVGRVLRMPKATRKKTSELNMAYAYVASSNFVETLNTLADALVENGFEKQEAAQLVTPPTPTDFGPLFGYRATGGESIAFKVSEPPALEKLPEDLAGKVKYDTKTQTMELPASVTAAEIEAIKPAFKGMKARKAFEQSANEAKARVAAATLTPSERGEAFSVPVLAYRQGKFLEQLEETHFLDFEWELPKKDAILTETEFTPGIAAVKQGEVDVSDEGKVKAQFLQNLNNQLSLLKVDTGWKVSDLVHWLDRNFVHHDLTANETGVYLTALVNNLIEKRGIPLDTLVREKYRLRDAVIRKIDEYRQSAHGQEFKSFFDAGSKVVVTPELVFSFDPQEYPAPVGSLYRGQHSFKKHYYPDVGKFDSNEEKQCAEFIDTLDEVEYWVRNLSNQPSRSFWFQTSTDRFYPDFICKLKDGRFLAVEYKGGHLYKDAEEKRQIGELWEKRSKNQCLFIMPTDRKYDVIAVKIK comes from the coding sequence ATGCAACTGAAAACCTATCAGCAACGATCTCTCGATGTATTAGGCAAGTATTTCCAGAACTGCAAGCAAATGGGCAATGCCAACCTTGCCTTCTATGCCACCACGCTGGATGTATTAGGCGAAGGCGTCAACTATCACGAAGTGGATGAATTGCCCGGCTTGCCGTATGTCTGTCTGCGTGTGCCAACGGGCGGCGGAAAAACTCTCATGGCGTCTCATGCGGTCAGTGTTTCCACTCGTGATTTTCTCGGTCTCGATCATTCCTTTGTCTTGTGGCTTACACCTTCCACCACCATTCGAGAACAAACCCTCAACGCCCTGAAAGACCGCAAGCATCCCTATCGCTCCGCGCTCGAAAGTACCTTGGGCAGTATCACTGTCTTGGAACTTAGCGAAGCCCTGTATCTACAACCGTCCACGCTCAGCACCGATACCGTGATCTTGGTCAGCACCACGCAAGCCTTCCGTGTGGGCGACCCCGAACTCCGCAAAGTGTATGAAGCCTCTGGCTCGCTCATGAGTCATTTCGATAACGTCCCTGCTTCGGCAGAAGTGGAACGCTACGAAAACGGCAAACCGATTCCCTCGCTTGCCAATCTCTTGCGCCTGCACCGTCCGATTGTGATTGTGGATGAAGCGCAAAACGTCCGCTCGCCGCTTTCGTTTGAAACCCTTGCCCGTTTCAATCCCGCCTGCATTCTCGAATTCACAGCCACCCCGCACCGCGACGAGCATCCCAGCAACGTGCTGTACAGCATCTCTGCGCGTGAACTCAAAGCCGAGTCGATGATCAAGCTGCCCCTGCGCCTTGAAACCCATCCCAATTGGAAGGAACTCATCGGTAATGCCATTCTCAAACGCAAAGAATTGGAAGGCTACGCCGATGCGGAACGCGCCGGAACGGGTGAATACCTCCGTCCGATCATGCTCCTGCAAGCCCAACCGCTTCGTACTGGAAAGCAAACGGTTTCTGTTGAAGTAGTCGAAGCCTGTCTGATGGAGGATTACAACATCCCTGCCGAACAGATCGCCCGCGCCACAGGCAAGGACGACGACATTGCCGATATCGACCTGACCGCGCCCGATTGCAAAATCCGCTACATCATCACCGTCCAAAAACTGCGCGAAGGCTGGGACTGTTCCTTTGCCTACGTACTTTGCTCCGTGGCTGAACAGTCCAGCGCAACCGCCGTTGAACAGATCGTCGGGCGTGTTCTGCGTATGCCCAAAGCCACGCGCAAAAAGACCTCCGAATTGAACATGGCGTATGCTTATGTCGCTTCGTCCAACTTCGTAGAAACTCTCAACACATTGGCTGATGCCCTCGTTGAAAACGGCTTTGAAAAACAGGAAGCCGCGCAACTGGTCACACCGCCCACACCTACTGATTTTGGTCCCTTGTTTGGGTATCGCGCCACAGGCGGCGAAAGCATTGCCTTCAAAGTCTCGGAGCCTCCCGCTCTCGAAAAGTTACCCGAAGACCTGGCAGGCAAGGTCAAGTACGATACCAAGACCCAAACAATGGAACTGCCTGCAAGTGTCACTGCCGCAGAGATAGAAGCCATCAAGCCTGCCTTCAAAGGCATGAAAGCCCGTAAAGCCTTTGAGCAAAGCGCCAACGAAGCCAAAGCGCGTGTTGCCGCCGCCACCCTGACTCCATCCGAGCGCGGAGAAGCCTTCTCTGTTCCCGTTCTGGCATACCGCCAAGGCAAATTCCTGGAACAACTCGAAGAAACTCACTTCCTTGATTTTGAATGGGAACTGCCAAAAAAGGATGCCATTCTCACAGAGACCGAATTCACCCCGGGCATTGCCGCCGTCAAACAAGGTGAAGTGGATGTCAGCGACGAAGGGAAGGTCAAGGCGCAATTCCTGCAAAACCTGAATAATCAATTGTCCCTGCTCAAAGTGGATACAGGCTGGAAGGTCTCTGACCTCGTTCACTGGCTCGACAGGAACTTTGTGCATCATGACCTTACCGCCAACGAGACAGGCGTGTATCTCACTGCGCTAGTCAATAACCTGATCGAAAAGCGCGGCATTCCGCTCGATACTCTCGTCCGCGAAAAGTACCGCCTGCGTGATGCAGTAATACGCAAGATAGACGAGTATCGCCAGTCCGCGCATGGGCAGGAGTTCAAATCCTTCTTCGATGCAGGGAGCAAAGTTGTTGTCACGCCCGAATTAGTCTTCTCTTTTGACCCGCAAGAATATCCCGCCCCGGTCGGGTCACTGTATCGCGGTCAGCACAGCTTTAAAAAACACTACTACCCCGACGTAGGCAAATTCGACAGCAACGAAGAAAAACAATGCGCCGAATTTATTGATACGCTGGACGAAGTGGAATACTGGGTTCGCAATCTCAGCAACCAACCATCCCGCTCCTTCTGGTTCCAAACCTCCACCGACCGCTTCTATCCTGATTTCATCTGCAAGTTGAAAGACGGTCGCTTTCTTGCCGTCGAATACAAAGGCGGTCATCTTTACAAAGACGCAGAAGAAAAACGTCAGATCGGCGAATTGTGGGAGAAAAGAAGCAAGAATCAATGTCTGTTCATCATGCCAACCGACAGGAAATATGACGTCATTGCCGTGAAAATAAAATAG
- a CDS encoding sigma-70 family RNA polymerase sigma factor translates to MYPKWRSHSKRYIPRYTQVARLPLLQNERARDEGNPVSYPPNTADHLSAVPIYYIYARPVLFSSNYIRPICGFNGYNSTQPRPCGRPSENKTNVEMDALHDQLDQALKQLAEIRGGELARRIKPILLANLDRGRIHRFMEGDPGRVPAYVWRVADGFSNLQGYLQQLQTEQTPEAWAPLYERMQTWAYSFFLRKNFFADDHTREIAIECATEAALNLLHSHFPYDTEFDPWAHILVQNACRKFIQKSLKKSAVPQEKQVELEDDLANLNDPPLEAHMLMTELGAELESALAQLSEARRSVIRMLYFDEMEPEEIAKKLGKSAGAIYSLHFNALEDLRKILNKTGIN, encoded by the coding sequence ATGTATCCAAAGTGGCGAAGCCATTCCAAAAGATACATCCCGCGTTACACACAAGTTGCCCGCCTTCCCCTGTTGCAAAACGAACGGGCACGCGATGAAGGTAACCCCGTTTCCTATCCCCCCAATACTGCCGACCATCTGTCGGCGGTACCCATCTACTACATATATGCCCGCCCGGTTCTATTTTCTTCCAATTACATTCGACCAATTTGTGGTTTCAATGGGTATAATTCCACCCAGCCCCGCCCATGCGGACGCCCATCGGAGAACAAAACGAACGTGGAAATGGACGCCCTGCACGACCAACTTGACCAGGCTTTGAAACAACTGGCGGAGATCCGGGGTGGTGAACTTGCCCGCCGAATCAAGCCGATCCTCCTTGCCAATCTGGATCGAGGTCGGATTCACAGATTTATGGAGGGAGACCCCGGTCGTGTCCCAGCCTATGTCTGGCGCGTCGCCGACGGTTTTTCCAACCTCCAAGGTTATCTCCAGCAACTGCAGACCGAGCAGACCCCCGAAGCTTGGGCTCCGCTCTACGAACGGATGCAAACCTGGGCGTACAGTTTCTTTCTAAGAAAGAACTTTTTCGCCGACGACCACACGCGCGAGATCGCCATCGAATGCGCGACCGAGGCGGCGCTCAACCTGCTCCACTCCCACTTCCCCTACGACACCGAATTCGACCCGTGGGCGCATATCCTTGTTCAGAACGCCTGCCGCAAATTCATCCAAAAATCCCTCAAGAAGTCCGCTGTGCCGCAGGAGAAACAGGTCGAACTCGAAGACGACCTTGCGAACCTGAACGATCCTCCGCTGGAAGCGCACATGTTGATGACAGAACTTGGCGCGGAGTTGGAGTCTGCTCTGGCACAACTATCCGAAGCGCGCCGCAGTGTGATCCGGATGCTCTACTTCGATGAAATGGAGCCGGAAGAGATCGCCAAAAAGCTGGGCAAAAGCGCGGGAGCCATCTACAGTTTACATTTCAACGCGCTGGAAGATCTGCGGAAGATTTTGAACAAAACAGGGATAAATTAA